One Planctomycetia bacterium genomic window carries:
- a CDS encoding adenylate kinase, whose product MRLILLGPPASGKGTQSERLCQRLGLLHLSTGDILREAIKQGTVLGKTAQPYMDAGKYVPDTLINGVIEERFSGPHCPFRFLIDGYPRTLPQAESFDVILKHAGMQLDAVLLLNVNDQEVVERICGRRICSKCGHSHHLRYQPPRIANQCDNCHGQLIQRPDDSEVIIRQRLETFRTSTVPVIDYYRKHRLFQEVNGLGSVESVTEALMKALEKELTP is encoded by the coding sequence ATGCGTCTGATATTACTAGGTCCCCCGGCAAGCGGCAAAGGCACGCAATCAGAACGATTGTGTCAGCGTCTGGGACTGCTTCACTTATCCACGGGTGATATTTTACGCGAAGCGATCAAGCAGGGTACCGTTTTGGGGAAGACGGCACAGCCCTACATGGATGCCGGCAAGTATGTTCCCGATACGTTGATCAATGGAGTGATCGAAGAACGTTTCAGCGGTCCGCATTGTCCATTCCGATTTCTGATAGATGGATACCCTCGCACCCTGCCACAGGCTGAATCGTTTGATGTCATCTTGAAGCACGCGGGAATGCAACTCGATGCCGTGCTGCTGCTCAATGTCAATGATCAGGAAGTGGTGGAACGCATTTGTGGGCGACGCATCTGTTCGAAGTGCGGTCACAGCCATCATTTGCGGTACCAGCCGCCGCGTATTGCAAATCAATGCGATAACTGTCACGGCCAGTTGATTCAGCGTCCCGATGATTCCGAAGTAATTATCCGTCAGAGACTGGAAACTTTTCGGACTTCGACAGTTCCGGTCATTGACTATTACCGAAAACATCGACTATTTCAGGAAGTGAATGGGCTGGGAAGTGTAGAATCAGTTACCGAGGCTTTGATGAAAGCACTCGAAAAGGAATTGACCCCATGA
- the rplR gene encoding 50S ribosomal protein L18, which produces MDRLVLKAKRAVRRKHHVRNTLRARGVHARPRLSVHRSHQHIYVQIIDDQTGKTLVAASTNEKEGRLKYGGNKKAAEVIGTRIAEKAKAAGITKIAFDRGPYRYHGRIQVLAEAARKAGLEF; this is translated from the coding sequence ATGGATCGTTTAGTACTCAAAGCCAAACGGGCCGTGCGACGCAAGCACCATGTACGGAATACACTCCGTGCACGTGGTGTTCATGCCCGGCCCCGATTGAGCGTCCATCGCAGTCATCAGCATATTTATGTGCAGATCATTGATGACCAGACAGGCAAAACGCTGGTGGCGGCCAGCACTAATGAAAAAGAAGGCCGATTGAAATACGGCGGCAACAAGAAGGCTGCTGAAGTCATCGGCACCCGCATTGCGGAGAAAGCCAAGGCAGCCGGCATCACCAAGATTGCATTTGATCGCGGGCCTTACCGTTATCATGGTCGCATCCAGGTGTTGGCGGAAGCAGCACGCAAAGCAGGACTCGAATTCTAA
- a CDS encoding DUF1800 domain-containing protein — translation MKLHYHKDIDPQWAWAEYKPTAQTPWTMKQVAHLYRRAGWGANWTELQAALKNGPTQTIDLLMTGKPGLKAFQTRVAKLAAPLEETADEHRLRAWWLYVMMNSPHPLLERMTLFWHNHFATSNAKVQHVGRMYRQNQLIRTHALKRFGPMLHAISEDPAMMVWLDTVSNRKKTPNENYARELMELFSLGIDQYTEQDIREAARAFAGWGIKNDAFHVYQEDIDSDSKKVFGKAGSFDGHQIVDMCLDKKTCASFLSRKLFKHFMSDTLVPDDALIQPLAERFYKSQYDIADLVGVMLRSNLFFSPDCYRAKIKSPVEFGLSVVHMLEGRVDTIQFAEMLDPLGQRLFAPPSVKGWDGGAQWLNSSTLLLRHNLCLALSSTEDQRILNRCDPSRLVKKHKTGAQSELAPVVTMLSELLLQNDLPATTRERLQLRMKQLREQKYARYWNAELIMEYQIRSMCHLIMTLPEFQLL, via the coding sequence ATGAAACTGCATTATCACAAGGATATTGACCCACAGTGGGCCTGGGCAGAATACAAGCCAACCGCGCAAACGCCTTGGACCATGAAGCAGGTGGCACATCTGTATCGCCGTGCCGGCTGGGGAGCCAACTGGACCGAATTGCAAGCCGCTTTGAAGAATGGCCCCACCCAGACCATCGATCTGTTGATGACCGGCAAGCCGGGCCTCAAAGCTTTCCAAACGCGTGTAGCCAAACTGGCTGCTCCGCTGGAAGAAACTGCCGATGAGCACCGTCTGCGTGCCTGGTGGCTCTATGTCATGATGAACTCGCCTCATCCATTGCTGGAACGGATGACATTATTCTGGCACAATCACTTCGCAACCAGCAATGCCAAGGTGCAGCATGTTGGCCGAATGTATCGGCAGAATCAACTCATTCGCACACATGCTCTGAAACGATTCGGCCCCATGTTGCATGCCATCTCTGAAGACCCCGCCATGATGGTCTGGCTGGATACTGTCAGCAATCGAAAGAAAACTCCCAACGAGAATTACGCCCGCGAATTAATGGAATTATTCAGCTTGGGAATTGACCAGTACACCGAACAAGATATTCGTGAGGCTGCCCGCGCGTTTGCCGGCTGGGGCATCAAGAATGATGCATTTCATGTCTATCAGGAAGACATCGACTCGGATTCCAAAAAAGTGTTCGGCAAAGCTGGCTCATTCGACGGCCATCAGATTGTTGACATGTGCCTGGACAAGAAGACATGTGCATCGTTCTTATCTAGAAAACTATTCAAGCATTTCATGAGCGATACGCTCGTCCCCGATGATGCACTGATCCAGCCACTCGCTGAACGCTTCTACAAGAGCCAGTATGATATCGCAGATCTGGTTGGCGTGATGCTCCGTTCGAATCTCTTTTTTTCTCCCGATTGCTATCGGGCTAAAATCAAATCGCCGGTCGAGTTCGGGCTGAGTGTCGTACATATGCTCGAAGGCAGAGTTGACACCATTCAGTTTGCAGAAATGCTCGATCCGCTGGGTCAAAGACTGTTTGCACCTCCATCTGTCAAGGGATGGGATGGAGGCGCACAATGGCTGAACTCTTCGACTTTGCTCCTGCGCCATAACCTGTGTCTGGCTTTATCTTCAACCGAAGATCAACGTATCCTCAATCGATGCGATCCTTCCCGGCTGGTGAAGAAGCACAAAACTGGAGCCCAATCTGAACTGGCCCCGGTTGTCACCATGCTTTCTGAATTGCTGTTGCAGAATGATCTGCCTGCGACAACAAGGGAACGACTGCAATTACGTATGAAGCAGTTGCGTGAGCAGAAATATGCCCGATACTGGAATGCGGAGCTGATCATGGAGTATCAAATCCGATCCATGTGCCATCTGATCATGACCTTGCCTGAATTTCAGCTACTGTAG
- a CDS encoding ABC transporter permease, with the protein MLQSWQSLWILAGKDIALLLRDRRSALLLLVMPVIFILVLGMALGETFGQKPDDRLRISLVDLDRGVEDREAAIKESAAWLQALPLPMSCHVATWTGQTGMAQILRLSQFPYESWARVVMRDLAETAEIRIEVLPDLATAEKLVQSSQRSAIIVFGPEFSQKVFQCSFLTTGINPFYRDGVRLELLDARVLRDPTQSAAASIIEQVGQVSLLRVILPWMIGRAFEKLSDPSFLSVLAAEAKIPRFLLTEDFKTQMGTGIKAALKKLFAKYNLTGKTWAALTKSESRWSDNPEWLTYQADQGGLLQRGAVRYQVLVPSYTVMFAFFMVLTVGWMFVQERRQGTMYRLAIAPMGKHVILGGKFLPCLMLSILQGFFLLLMGRLIFGMNWGTTPGWLIPVVLCTSFAATGLALLIAVIAKTESQVAILGTLLVLVMAGISGCLMPRELMPESMKEISRVTPQAWSLDAYAQLLLNPSPNLMMVQTSCLVLLGFGTGFVLLAHLFFRNE; encoded by the coding sequence ATGTTGCAATCGTGGCAATCATTGTGGATTCTGGCGGGCAAGGATATTGCACTGCTGTTGCGTGACCGGCGTTCAGCACTACTTTTGCTGGTCATGCCTGTCATTTTCATACTCGTGCTCGGCATGGCACTGGGGGAAACCTTTGGCCAGAAACCTGATGACCGGTTGCGAATCAGCCTGGTTGATCTGGACCGTGGTGTAGAGGATCGCGAAGCAGCGATCAAAGAATCGGCAGCCTGGCTGCAAGCATTGCCTTTGCCCATGAGCTGTCATGTTGCAACATGGACTGGTCAAACGGGCATGGCCCAGATTCTTCGGTTATCGCAGTTTCCGTATGAATCGTGGGCCAGGGTAGTGATGCGTGATCTGGCCGAAACGGCAGAGATCCGCATCGAGGTACTACCTGATCTGGCAACAGCGGAAAAGCTGGTGCAATCGTCCCAGCGATCAGCGATCATTGTCTTTGGGCCTGAGTTCAGTCAGAAGGTTTTTCAGTGTTCCTTTCTGACAACCGGTATTAACCCGTTCTATCGGGATGGCGTTCGGCTGGAGCTCTTGGATGCACGGGTGTTGCGTGATCCTACGCAGTCTGCTGCTGCATCGATTATTGAGCAGGTTGGCCAGGTTTCGCTGCTGCGGGTGATTTTGCCATGGATGATCGGTCGTGCATTTGAAAAACTGAGCGATCCATCGTTCTTGAGTGTACTGGCTGCAGAGGCGAAAATTCCTCGTTTCCTCCTTACCGAAGATTTCAAAACACAAATGGGGACTGGCATCAAGGCAGCGTTGAAGAAGTTGTTTGCCAAGTACAATCTGACAGGCAAAACCTGGGCAGCTCTTACCAAGTCTGAATCACGCTGGTCGGACAACCCTGAATGGTTGACCTACCAGGCAGACCAAGGCGGACTGTTACAACGAGGGGCAGTGCGTTATCAGGTACTGGTACCATCCTACACCGTGATGTTTGCCTTCTTTATGGTGTTGACCGTAGGTTGGATGTTTGTGCAGGAACGTCGGCAGGGTACGATGTATCGACTGGCGATTGCACCGATGGGGAAGCATGTGATCTTGGGTGGCAAGTTTCTGCCTTGTCTGATGTTGTCTATACTACAGGGTTTCTTCCTTCTGTTGATGGGCAGGCTGATCTTTGGCATGAACTGGGGCACAACGCCGGGCTGGCTGATACCGGTGGTGCTCTGCACGAGTTTTGCAGCAACCGGGCTGGCATTGTTGATAGCAGTCATTGCCAAAACGGAAAGCCAGGTTGCTATTCTTGGTACGTTGCTGGTACTGGTGATGGCAGGCATCAGCGGATGTTTGATGCCTCGCGAGCTGATGCCTGAATCGATGAAGGAAATCAGCCGAGTTACTCCCCAAGCGTGGTCGTTGGACGCCTATGCCCAGCTTTTGTTGAATCCATCGCCGAACCTGATGATGGTACAGACCTCGTGCCTGGTACTGCTTGGTTTTGGCACGGGATTTGTGCTGCTTGCACACCTGTTTTTCAGAAATGAATGA
- the rpsE gene encoding 30S ribosomal protein S5 → MSSDSKQGGLEDKVIKIRRCASVVKGGRRFSFNALVVVGDRRGQVGYGYGKANEVPPAVEKAVKDASRSLKKVILKGETIPHRVIGRAGATRVVMVPAGPGTGVKAGSGVREVLELSGVRNILTKVHGSSNAQTLVKATINGLLQLRTKETVEALRGVKA, encoded by the coding sequence ATGTCGAGCGATTCAAAACAGGGTGGCTTGGAAGATAAAGTGATCAAGATTCGCCGTTGTGCCTCGGTGGTCAAAGGCGGACGACGTTTCAGCTTTAATGCACTCGTCGTGGTGGGTGACCGTCGCGGCCAGGTGGGTTATGGTTATGGCAAAGCCAATGAAGTGCCGCCTGCTGTAGAAAAAGCAGTCAAGGATGCCTCACGCAGCCTGAAAAAAGTCATCCTCAAAGGTGAAACCATCCCGCACCGTGTCATCGGCCGTGCTGGTGCAACGCGCGTGGTGATGGTGCCTGCCGGGCCTGGTACGGGTGTGAAAGCCGGTTCGGGCGTGCGTGAAGTGCTTGAACTATCCGGCGTGCGAAACATTCTCACCAAGGTGCATGGCAGTTCCAATGCCCAGACACTGGTGAAGGCTACGATTAACGGTTTGCTGCAGTTGCGAACCAAGGAAACAGTTGAAGCGCTGCGTGGCGTAAAAGCTTAA
- the rplO gene encoding 50S ribosomal protein L15 has protein sequence MDLTTVHVGVNKRRPKTRVGRGIGSGHGKTSSRGYKGQGSRAGTRSYSDLYAGGQMPLIRRIPKRGFSNETWRNTYIEVNVGDLEAKFAANASIDHASLREAGLANGQGDGIRILGMGNVTKKFNLKVHGISEPARKKIEAAGGKVEIIPPPKKPVKNKMKPRPAKTK, from the coding sequence ATGGATCTTACAACGGTACATGTTGGTGTAAATAAACGTCGTCCCAAAACACGGGTTGGTCGTGGAATCGGCTCAGGGCATGGCAAGACCTCCAGCCGCGGTTACAAGGGGCAGGGGAGCCGGGCTGGTACCCGTTCCTATTCGGATCTCTATGCTGGCGGTCAGATGCCGCTCATCCGCCGTATCCCCAAGCGTGGTTTCAGCAATGAAACCTGGCGCAACACGTATATCGAAGTCAACGTGGGCGATCTGGAAGCCAAGTTTGCAGCCAATGCCAGCATCGATCATGCCTCCTTGCGTGAAGCAGGCCTGGCCAACGGGCAGGGCGATGGCATTCGTATCCTTGGCATGGGCAATGTCACCAAGAAGTTCAATCTCAAAGTGCATGGCATCTCCGAGCCTGCCCGCAAGAAGATTGAAGCTGCCGGTGGCAAGGTGGAGATCATTCCTCCACCCAAGAAGCCAGTCAAAAACAAGATGAAGCCTCGGCCTGCCAAGACGAAGTAA
- a CDS encoding DUF1501 domain-containing protein: protein MFLHRRSFLKSTFAGTGLVAYGLSSPQFLTRAAAATPLLDAKGSRDTILVVVQLTGGNDGLNTVIPFNDPLYAASRPTLKQKPSDIKKLNKDIGLHPVLQGLAELFNEQALTIVQGVGYPNPNQSHFTSMDIWHSARLDGPYSDGWLGRSLGHFKQGSGSGYHLGNQGEASPLALTGSIKCPTITSLADMELRASGHTNLDRKHQREIIEKSGQASVTESSSLLDYVQRTSAGTFSTVKKLREIAKNYDSKVPYPANRLAERLKLAAQLIDVEIGARIFYVEQDGYDTHADQAGNHSRLLTELSSALTAFYRDLKARGHAKRVVILTFSEFGRRVKENGSQGTDHGAAAPVFLLGESVNGGLVGAHPRLDKLDDGNLIHHTDFRSIYSTILDQWLGVPSNKIVGQFQNLQLLKKT, encoded by the coding sequence ATGTTTCTCCATCGTCGATCATTTTTGAAATCAACCTTCGCTGGCACTGGCCTGGTGGCCTATGGCTTGTCATCGCCCCAATTCCTGACTCGTGCCGCAGCAGCCACACCACTGCTGGATGCCAAAGGCAGCCGCGATACCATCCTGGTGGTGGTGCAGTTAACCGGTGGCAACGATGGCTTGAACACCGTCATTCCGTTCAATGATCCCCTTTATGCCGCATCTCGTCCTACGCTGAAGCAAAAACCTTCGGATATCAAAAAGCTCAACAAGGATATTGGCTTGCACCCCGTCTTGCAGGGGCTTGCTGAACTCTTTAACGAACAGGCTTTAACCATCGTCCAGGGTGTGGGCTATCCTAATCCCAATCAATCACACTTCACTTCGATGGACATCTGGCACTCCGCTCGCTTGGATGGCCCCTACAGTGATGGATGGCTTGGACGTAGTCTGGGACATTTCAAACAAGGCTCAGGTTCTGGTTATCATCTGGGCAATCAGGGCGAAGCTTCGCCCCTAGCCCTGACCGGTTCCATCAAGTGTCCTACCATCACTTCTCTGGCAGATATGGAACTTCGCGCTTCAGGCCACACCAACCTCGATCGTAAGCATCAGAGGGAAATCATCGAAAAATCTGGACAGGCCAGTGTAACCGAGTCATCCTCCTTGCTCGACTATGTGCAAAGAACTTCCGCCGGTACTTTCTCGACGGTCAAGAAATTGCGTGAGATAGCAAAAAACTACGATTCAAAAGTCCCCTACCCTGCCAACCGCCTGGCCGAACGGCTCAAGCTGGCAGCACAACTCATTGATGTCGAAATCGGAGCCAGAATCTTTTACGTGGAACAGGATGGCTACGACACCCATGCTGACCAGGCCGGTAATCATTCCCGGCTGCTTACTGAACTTTCCAGTGCTCTCACTGCTTTCTACCGGGATTTGAAGGCACGCGGCCACGCCAAGCGGGTTGTTATTCTTACCTTTTCTGAATTTGGACGACGAGTTAAAGAGAATGGCAGCCAGGGAACCGATCATGGCGCTGCTGCACCAGTCTTCTTGTTAGGCGAAAGTGTAAACGGCGGCCTCGTCGGCGCTCACCCCAGGTTGGATAAGCTCGATGATGGCAATCTGATTCACCACACCGATTTCCGAAGCATTTACTCAACTATTCTCGATCAGTGGCTCGGCGTCCCGAGTAATAAAATCGTAGGCCAATTCCAGAACCTGCAACTACTGAAGAAAACATAA
- the rplF gene encoding 50S ribosomal protein L6 produces MSRIGRKPITVPTGVKVAVQGQKVNVEGPKGKLSLDVRPEIGVAYDDKSKSLTFSQRTDTLSTERMVKSLHGLSRTLVNNLIEGVTKGFEKKLKVEGIGYQARLDKKKLVLTVGFANAIEVPIPDGITVTCPDPTSINVTGIDKQKVGHFAASVRAMRKPEPYKGKGIRYENEVVRRKEGKTMGSTGA; encoded by the coding sequence ATGTCACGAATTGGACGAAAACCGATCACTGTTCCCACCGGCGTCAAAGTTGCCGTGCAGGGGCAGAAAGTCAATGTGGAAGGTCCTAAAGGGAAGCTGTCTCTGGATGTACGTCCGGAAATCGGCGTTGCTTATGATGACAAGTCCAAGTCACTCACATTTTCCCAGCGTACTGATACGCTCAGCACCGAGCGCATGGTGAAATCGCTGCATGGTTTGTCTCGCACACTGGTGAATAACCTGATTGAGGGTGTGACCAAGGGGTTCGAAAAGAAACTGAAAGTGGAGGGCATTGGGTACCAGGCCCGGCTCGACAAGAAAAAACTGGTTCTGACTGTTGGATTTGCCAATGCCATCGAAGTCCCTATTCCCGATGGTATTACAGTAACCTGTCCTGATCCGACATCCATTAATGTCACCGGCATCGACAAGCAAAAGGTGGGGCACTTTGCCGCATCAGTTCGAGCCATGCGGAAGCCTGAGCCTTACAAGGGCAAAGGCATTCGTTACGAAAATGAAGTTGTCCGACGTAAGGAAGGCAAGACCATGGGCAGCACCGGCGCGTAA
- the map gene encoding type I methionyl aminopeptidase, producing MMQKSQHQVQKPILKTPEQIAKMREAGKLVAEALQIARTMAKPGTRTLDIDQAVDALFAKHGAEPLFKGYPGKRPFPASTCICLNEQVVHGIPGPRVLRPGDLLKVDTACKLDGFCADSAVCIPIGDNVRPDILKLVKVAEEALAIAIREVGRKKRWTEVSSLMQQTIEKNGFSVVERFVGHGIGRSMHEAPQVPNYVSREMREVDFDLVPGLVLAIEPMVNFGKKDVQELPDQWTVITRDRLPSAHVEHTVAITEQGVQVLTAE from the coding sequence ATGATGCAGAAAAGCCAGCATCAAGTACAAAAGCCGATTTTGAAGACACCCGAACAGATTGCCAAGATGCGGGAAGCCGGCAAACTGGTTGCTGAAGCCCTTCAGATTGCCCGCACTATGGCCAAACCAGGTACGCGAACACTGGACATCGATCAGGCAGTGGATGCCCTGTTTGCCAAGCATGGTGCGGAGCCTTTGTTCAAGGGTTATCCTGGCAAGCGACCTTTTCCAGCATCTACCTGCATCTGCCTGAATGAACAAGTGGTGCATGGCATACCGGGGCCAAGAGTCTTGCGGCCAGGCGATCTACTTAAAGTGGATACAGCCTGCAAGCTCGATGGCTTCTGTGCAGACTCGGCAGTCTGTATCCCCATTGGTGATAATGTCAGGCCGGATATCCTCAAACTGGTAAAGGTTGCCGAAGAAGCCTTGGCTATTGCGATTCGTGAAGTAGGCCGCAAGAAGCGGTGGACCGAAGTATCGAGTTTGATGCAGCAGACAATTGAAAAGAACGGCTTCAGCGTGGTGGAGAGATTCGTAGGGCATGGCATTGGCCGCAGTATGCATGAAGCGCCACAGGTTCCCAATTATGTGAGCCGGGAAATGCGGGAGGTGGATTTCGACTTGGTGCCGGGCCTGGTGCTGGCCATAGAGCCGATGGTGAATTTCGGCAAGAAGGATGTGCAGGAACTGCCTGACCAGTGGACCGTCATTACACGCGATCGTCTGCCCAGTGCACATGTTGAGCATACGGTGGCGATTACCGAACAGGGCGTTCAGGTTTTGACCGCTGAGTAA
- the secY gene encoding preprotein translocase subunit SecY, which translates to MNTLYTIFFRIPELQQKILITIIFLAVYRIGYHIPLPMIDQQQIADQFSGLGGGFGQLLAFASVFSGSQLSAGTIFGLGIMPYISASIIFQLLATFYPPLEKLQKEGESGRKKINEYTRYATVPICLVQSYIYVNSFILAQQGGGKTLFLPGWDNFFDILTAVMIMTCGTMFLMWIGEQIDEYGIGNGISLIIMAGIVSRIPEAFKRLFFIENGTKFNWGIFEISSSGQGANLTTLIVLILLFILVVYFVVLITKAQRHIATQSAKHVRGRRVYGGMRQSLPLRLNHAGVMPVIFASSLLMVPFFLLSMINNLVDNKWSFGMKLANEFQEQGYIYNLLYVVGIFGFSFFWVAITFNPKEVANNLRDQGSFIPGYRPGKRTEEYLNKVMTRITLVGAAFLSLIAVLPTVIARGMKVDYMVASFFGGTSLLIVISVCLDLVQKINSHLVMRNYQGVTED; encoded by the coding sequence GTGAATACGCTCTATACGATTTTCTTTCGTATTCCTGAACTGCAGCAGAAGATATTGATCACCATTATCTTCCTGGCAGTCTACCGCATCGGTTACCACATACCACTTCCTATGATTGATCAGCAACAGATTGCAGATCAGTTTTCAGGCCTGGGTGGCGGATTCGGGCAACTGCTGGCTTTTGCTTCAGTCTTCTCAGGCTCGCAACTCAGTGCCGGTACCATCTTCGGTCTTGGTATCATGCCCTACATTTCGGCGTCGATTATCTTCCAACTTCTGGCTACGTTTTATCCACCTCTGGAAAAACTGCAGAAAGAAGGAGAAAGCGGCAGGAAGAAAATCAACGAATATACACGCTACGCCACCGTGCCAATCTGCCTCGTGCAGAGCTACATTTATGTCAACAGTTTCATTCTGGCCCAGCAGGGCGGCGGAAAAACCTTGTTCCTGCCGGGGTGGGATAATTTCTTTGACATACTCACTGCAGTCATGATCATGACATGCGGTACCATGTTCCTGATGTGGATCGGTGAGCAGATTGATGAGTATGGCATTGGCAACGGCATCAGCTTGATCATTATGGCTGGTATTGTTTCTCGTATTCCTGAAGCATTCAAACGACTGTTCTTTATTGAGAACGGAACCAAGTTCAATTGGGGTATTTTTGAAATCAGCAGCAGTGGTCAGGGGGCCAACTTAACAACGTTGATCGTCCTCATTCTGCTCTTCATTCTGGTCGTTTATTTTGTGGTGCTGATCACCAAAGCCCAGCGTCACATAGCTACACAATCCGCTAAGCATGTTCGAGGACGACGTGTCTATGGCGGCATGAGGCAGTCATTGCCATTGCGACTGAATCATGCTGGTGTGATGCCAGTGATCTTTGCCAGCAGCCTGCTGATGGTGCCTTTCTTCCTGCTCAGCATGATCAACAACCTGGTGGATAACAAGTGGTCGTTCGGCATGAAGCTGGCCAACGAGTTTCAGGAACAGGGCTACATCTATAACCTGCTGTATGTGGTGGGTATCTTTGGTTTCTCATTCTTCTGGGTGGCCATCACCTTCAATCCGAAGGAAGTGGCGAATAACCTGCGAGATCAAGGAAGCTTTATTCCGGGTTATCGCCCTGGCAAGCGAACTGAAGAATATCTCAACAAAGTCATGACGCGAATCACCCTGGTGGGAGCGGCATTCCTGTCGCTTATCGCTGTCCTGCCGACCGTCATAGCACGTGGCATGAAAGTGGATTACATGGTGGCCAGCTTCTTTGGTGGCACCAGCCTCTTGATTGTCATCAGTGTGTGCCTGGATCTGGTGCAGAAAATCAACAGTCATCTGGTGATGAGAAACTACCAGGGTGTGACGGAAGATTAA